A portion of the Acidisoma sp. PAMC 29798 genome contains these proteins:
- a CDS encoding ABC transporter substrate-binding protein: MRHVRCALMGATFLLGLAALPIGPATTAHAAAPIKIEVMDWFTSSSETAALRELVAKVNAAGGDWQNVTIAGFDQGVAAAQSAAAGGNPPTALQFNGGKQFDDLAERGLLNTIDGVAAEQDWTKVLPPALGASISRDGHYYGVPIDDHGETWMYTSSAAFKKAGVAVPTTWDAFFPAMDKLKAAGITPIAWGGQDWQEFGAFYTVLLSKEGPDLYNAVFRDKKIDAVNSAAFKDAVDTFGKMRAYVDAGSPNRNWNDATAMLIKGTGGVQFMGDFAKGEFTVAHMKEGQDYGCYLGLGANDHYFMMSTDVLIMPKGKGADRIAAQDLLAKVAMSKDAQLAFNNAKGGVPARLDIDSTKLDPCARKGYEALKVPGNQLAGPEMVLSADLMGSLTDVVTRFWSSPTMTSDQFIEKFAAAIKDADD; the protein is encoded by the coding sequence ATGCGTCATGTTCGCTGCGCCCTCATGGGCGCCACCTTCCTGCTCGGTCTTGCGGCTTTACCGATCGGACCTGCCACAACCGCCCATGCCGCGGCGCCGATCAAGATCGAGGTGATGGATTGGTTCACTTCCAGCAGCGAAACCGCCGCCCTGCGGGAGTTGGTCGCGAAGGTCAACGCGGCGGGCGGTGACTGGCAGAACGTGACGATCGCGGGCTTCGACCAAGGCGTGGCCGCAGCACAATCGGCTGCCGCGGGCGGAAACCCGCCAACCGCGCTGCAATTCAACGGCGGCAAGCAATTTGACGATCTGGCTGAGCGTGGGCTTTTGAACACCATCGATGGCGTCGCCGCCGAGCAGGACTGGACGAAAGTCCTGCCGCCGGCACTCGGCGCCTCGATCTCCCGCGACGGCCATTACTACGGTGTGCCGATCGACGATCATGGCGAGACCTGGATGTATACCTCCTCGGCCGCTTTCAAAAAGGCGGGCGTCGCGGTCCCGACGACCTGGGACGCGTTCTTTCCCGCGATGGACAAGCTCAAGGCCGCTGGCATCACCCCCATTGCCTGGGGTGGCCAAGATTGGCAGGAGTTCGGCGCCTTCTACACGGTGCTGCTGAGCAAAGAAGGGCCGGATCTCTATAACGCCGTCTTCCGTGACAAGAAGATCGATGCCGTGAACAGCGCCGCCTTCAAGGATGCTGTCGATACCTTCGGCAAGATGCGCGCTTATGTTGATGCCGGCTCGCCCAATCGGAATTGGAACGATGCCACTGCCATGCTCATCAAGGGCACCGGCGGCGTGCAGTTCATGGGCGATTTCGCCAAGGGCGAGTTCACGGTCGCCCATATGAAGGAAGGGCAGGATTACGGCTGCTATCTCGGCCTCGGCGCCAACGACCATTACTTCATGATGAGCACAGACGTTCTCATCATGCCCAAGGGCAAGGGCGCCGACCGTATCGCCGCGCAGGACTTGCTGGCGAAGGTCGCTATGTCGAAGGACGCACAACTCGCCTTCAACAATGCCAAGGGTGGCGTGCCCGCACGCCTCGACATCGACTCCACGAAGCTCGATCCCTGCGCCCGCAAGGGTTATGAGGCACTGAAGGTGCCGGGCAATCAGCTTGCGGGGCCGGAGATGGT